A stretch of Oreochromis aureus strain Israel breed Guangdong linkage group 11, ZZ_aureus, whole genome shotgun sequence DNA encodes these proteins:
- the LOC116315700 gene encoding lens epithelial cell protein LEP503 → MHPQRPLPQAMPSASLGQHLRDMAMGLGRGKNFLGGNFAYSFIQSVKECLYFLLCCWCIKEILD, encoded by the coding sequence ATGCACCCCCAGCGTCCTCTTCCCCAGGCCATGCCTTCCGCCTCTCTGGGACAGCACCTGCGGGACATGGCCATGGGCCTGGGACGAGGCAAGAACTTCCTGGGAGGAAACTTTGCCTACAGTTTTATCCAGTCGGTTAAGGAGTGCCTCTATTTCCTTCTCTGCTGCTGGTGCATCAAAGAGATCCTGGACTGA